The proteins below come from a single Garra rufa chromosome 3, GarRuf1.0, whole genome shotgun sequence genomic window:
- the LOC141331837 gene encoding leucine rich adaptor protein 1-like has product MMMMEDLPDFKDVENKLGRKVPESLIRSLTGEPFRCAETHADTDDLQKLHNKISFLRQQMAHLRAIDVKLMHQLLSINEGIESVRWVMEERGGVASREGSLTGSLCSLSDSPDESHRGSCSDGLDAISVGSYLDTLGEDEPDRCSPSNEDTFTKSPLRPRVETDEYYCFG; this is encoded by the exons atgatgatgatggaggATCTGCCGGACTTCAAAGACGTGGAGAACAAACTGGGCCGTAAAGTTCCGGAGAGTTTGATTCGTTCATTGACGGGAGAACCGTTCAGATGTGCAGAAACCCACGCGGACACCGATGATCTTCAGAAACTCCACAACAAGATCAGCTTCCTGCGACAGCAGATG GCTCATCTGCGAGCGATTGACGTCAAACTGATGCATCAGCTGCTGTCCATCAACGAGGGCATCGAGTCGGTTCGCTGGGTGATGGAGGAGCGAGGGGGCGTGGCCAGCCGTGAGGGCAGTTTGACGGGCAGCTTGTGCAGCCTATCAGACAGTCCGGACGAGTCTCATCGTGGCTCCTGCAGTGATGGGCTGGACGCGATCTCTGTGGGCAGTTATCTGGACACTCTTGGAGAGGACGAACCCGACCGCTGCTCGCCCTCAAACGAGGACACCTTCACGAAATCTCCTCTACGGCCTCGAGTGGAAACCGACGAATACTACTGCTTCGGATAA